A part of Bubalus bubalis isolate 160015118507 breed Murrah chromosome 6, NDDB_SH_1, whole genome shotgun sequence genomic DNA contains:
- the LOC102411246 gene encoding T-cell surface glycoprotein CD1a isoform X2, with the protein MLFLQISLLLTLLPCGDSENDFQEPITFKIIRISSFYSQFFTQNLGSAWLDELQTHAWDNNSDRVIYLRPWSKGNFSNEELMDVENVLHTFFIRLGQVLHNHASQWQLEYPFELQIAGGCEMHIRDASVGFVRIGYQGSDFLSFQKNLWVPSPEGGISAQFVCTLFNLYRGTQEIIHKLLSDTCPRFLLSLLDAGKVYLQRQVRPEAWLSPGPSPGPGQLMLVCHVSGFYPKPIWVMWMRGEQEQQGTQRSDVLPNADGTWYLQVTLDVKASEASGLSCRVRHSSLGGQDIILYWDHHSSTGWIILAMIVPLVLLAGLAFWLRKSWSTYMSDA; encoded by the exons ATGCTGTTTCTGCAAATTTCATTGCTCCTGACTCTTCTCCCATGTGGTGACAGTGAGAATG ACTTCCAGGAGCCAATCACTTTCAAAATCATTCGGATCTCATCATTTTATAGCCAATTCTTTACACAAAATCTGGGCTCAGCTTGGTTGGATGAGTTGCAGACTCATGCTTGGGACAACAACTCTGACAGAGTCATTTACCTGCGTCCTTGGTCCAAAGGCAACTTCAGTAATGAGGAGTTGATGGATGTGGAAAACGTACTTCATACATTCTTCATTAGACTTGGTCAGGTACTTCACAACCATGCCAGCCAATGGCAGCTTGAAT ATCCCTTTGAACTGCAGATAGCAGGTGGCTGTGAGATGCACATCAGAGATGCCTCAGTAGGCTTTGTGCGAATCGGTTATCAAGGATCAGACTTCCTAAGCTTCCAGAAAAATTTATGGGTACCCTCTCCAGAGGGTGGAATTAGCGCTCAGTTTGTCTGCACACTATTCAATTTGTACCGAGGCACACAGGAAATAATACACAAGCTGCTCAGTGACACCTGCCCACGTTTCCTCTTGAGTCTTCTTGATGCAGGAAAGGTGTATCTCCAGAGACAAG TACGACCAGAGGCCTGGCTGTCCCCGGGCCCCAGTCCTGGCCCTGGCCAACTGATGCTGGTTTGTCACGTCTCTGGCTTCTACCCAAAGCCCATTTGGGTGATGTGGATGCGGGGTGAGCAGGAGCAACAGGGCACTCAGAGAAGTGACGTCTTGCCTAACGCTGATGGGACGTGGTATCTTCAGGTTACCTTGGATGTGAAAGCCAGTGAGGCATCTGGCCTGAGTTGCCGGGTGAGGCACAGCAGTCTAGGAGGCCAGGACATCATCCTCTACTGGG ATCATCACAGCTCCACTGGCTGGATCATCTTGGCAATGATTGTGCCCCTGGTCCTCCTGGCAGGTCTTGCATTTTGGCTTAGGAAGAGCTG GAGCACTTACATGAGTGATGCCTGA
- the LOC102411246 gene encoding T-cell surface glycoprotein CD1a isoform X1, producing the protein MLFLQISLLLTLLPCGDSENDFQEPITFKIIRISSFYSQFFTQNLGSAWLDELQTHAWDNNSDRVIYLRPWSKGNFSNEELMDVENVLHTFFIRLGQVLHNHASQWQLEYPFELQIAGGCEMHIRDASVGFVRIGYQGSDFLSFQKNLWVPSPEGGISAQFVCTLFNLYRGTQEIIHKLLSDTCPRFLLSLLDAGKVYLQRQVRPEAWLSPGPSPGPGQLMLVCHVSGFYPKPIWVMWMRGEQEQQGTQRSDVLPNADGTWYLQVTLDVKASEASGLSCRVRHSSLGGQDIILYWDHHSSTGWIILAMIVPLVLLAGLAFWLRKSWTCCKPSNTLLPLERDPSSPGTQDASK; encoded by the exons ATGCTGTTTCTGCAAATTTCATTGCTCCTGACTCTTCTCCCATGTGGTGACAGTGAGAATG ACTTCCAGGAGCCAATCACTTTCAAAATCATTCGGATCTCATCATTTTATAGCCAATTCTTTACACAAAATCTGGGCTCAGCTTGGTTGGATGAGTTGCAGACTCATGCTTGGGACAACAACTCTGACAGAGTCATTTACCTGCGTCCTTGGTCCAAAGGCAACTTCAGTAATGAGGAGTTGATGGATGTGGAAAACGTACTTCATACATTCTTCATTAGACTTGGTCAGGTACTTCACAACCATGCCAGCCAATGGCAGCTTGAAT ATCCCTTTGAACTGCAGATAGCAGGTGGCTGTGAGATGCACATCAGAGATGCCTCAGTAGGCTTTGTGCGAATCGGTTATCAAGGATCAGACTTCCTAAGCTTCCAGAAAAATTTATGGGTACCCTCTCCAGAGGGTGGAATTAGCGCTCAGTTTGTCTGCACACTATTCAATTTGTACCGAGGCACACAGGAAATAATACACAAGCTGCTCAGTGACACCTGCCCACGTTTCCTCTTGAGTCTTCTTGATGCAGGAAAGGTGTATCTCCAGAGACAAG TACGACCAGAGGCCTGGCTGTCCCCGGGCCCCAGTCCTGGCCCTGGCCAACTGATGCTGGTTTGTCACGTCTCTGGCTTCTACCCAAAGCCCATTTGGGTGATGTGGATGCGGGGTGAGCAGGAGCAACAGGGCACTCAGAGAAGTGACGTCTTGCCTAACGCTGATGGGACGTGGTATCTTCAGGTTACCTTGGATGTGAAAGCCAGTGAGGCATCTGGCCTGAGTTGCCGGGTGAGGCACAGCAGTCTAGGAGGCCAGGACATCATCCTCTACTGGG ATCATCACAGCTCCACTGGCTGGATCATCTTGGCAATGATTGTGCCCCTGGTCCTCCTGGCAGGTCTTGCATTTTGGCTTAGGAAGAGCTG GACTTGCTGTAAACCTTCAAACACACTTCTCCCTTTGGAAAGAGATCCCAGCAGCCCAGGAACCCAGGACGCATCTAAATAG